The genomic region GCACGGCCCCGGCCGAGAGCATGTGGTCCACCAGGTGCGCGGCCTTCTCCGGCACCCAGTCGGTAAAGACCTTGACCTCCTGGGCCTCGGCCAGGCCAACGGCGCTTCTGTGGTACAGGAAGCACTTGCGCGCGCCGCCGGAAAGCGGCAGCCCGGTGTGAAACATCCAGGTGATGCCGAGCCAGGTGCGGCTTTCGGTGCCCTTGAGCCAGGGATAGCGGTCGCCCGCAAAGTCGGCGCTCTTGAACTCGCTGATGTCCAGCAGCTCGTTCCACTGGTGCGCGCCCACCACGGCGAAGCGGTTGCCGTCGTCAGGCACGTCGGCCGTGTTCAGGCGGGCGAAGGCCTCCAGCACCTTGGCCTTGGTGAGCCCGGTGCCGCCCTCGGCCACCACGTTCGCGCCCTGGGCCAGGCGCGAAACGATGAGTTCGTCCACCTTGCGGCCCAGGGCGTAGGCCCCGGCGTTGGCCACCACCAGGCGCTCGTCGGTGTTGGTCTTGAGCTCGTCCAGCTTGTCCACGTAGTCCGCGCCGTACCAGTCCTCCAGGGTGGCGGACACGCTCGCGTGCTCCACGTTCATGAGGGGCACCGCGCCGTGCCGGGTTTTCTTGCCCGCCGCGCCGCGGCCGGTCTTCTGGAACACGGCGGTGGCGCCCACCACGCCGGTCTTGAGGCGCACCGTTCCGCGCAGCTTGCTGCCGCGCTGCTGATAGGCCTCGTGCACGTCGGCCGTGTACTGGGCCACAAAGGCGTTGCTGATGCTCAGGGACATTTCAGGATCCTCCAGATGGTGAAAGGTTCCGGGGGAGCCGGGTGTCGCTTGGGGCGGTGCGCGCAGGTGGCCGGGGCACAAGGGATGCGGGCTGCGCGCGTCCGGCCCCAGGGCCGGGGTGCGGACCTCCGTCAGGTCCGCGCGGACGCAAGTATAGCCCGGCTTTTGCGACGGGATGAAAATGGCCTGAAACGGGACGGAAAAAGGACGCGTTTGGCGGGTTGACAGGGTGTGCGAAAGGGGCGGGTCTAGAAGCGGTAATCCAGCGAGAGGGAGACGGAGGTCTGCTCCGACCAGGCGCGCACCCCGTTCAGCCAGTTGAGGCCGACGCCGAGGCCCTTGTCGAGGAATTTGTGCGTCCCATTGGTCTCTATGTGCAGGTAGTCCACCTCAAGACCGAGGTCGAGCCCCTCGGTGACGCCAAAGGCCAGGCCCGCCATGGCGTGCCAGGCATGGCCGTAGGTGATGTCGCGGGTGACGCGGTCGCCGCGCAGGAGGTGGTCGTCGCGGTTCTTGCCCTCCACGTAGCTTACGTCCAGCTGCGAATTGAGGCGCAGGCTGTGCACAAGGGGCGGCGAATCCCAGTCGTAGGCCAGGCGCAGCCCGGCGAAGTACTGGTGCCAGTTCTGCTTGAACTTGATGGCGTCGCCCGCGAAGTCGGTCCGCGAGGTCACGTTTCCGGCCGTGTCATAGGTGTACTGCACGCCATCGTGCGCCATGAAGCGCAGCTGCTGCCCGCGAAAGCCGACCACTGGCCGCAGGTCCACCGAGGACGGCAGGCCGAGCACATCGGACACGCGCAGGTCTGCATCGACCTGAAACTGGTAGCTGGGGCGCATACGGCACGAGGAGGCGCTGAAGATGGTGAGCGCGTGCGGGGCGGTGTCGTCGTCCCAGTCGTAGTCGCGCAGCTGCCCGGACCTCTGGTCGCGCACGGTGCTCATGTACCCCAGGCCGAGGGAGAGCCTGCCCAGCTGGCGACGGGCCTCGAACCCGGCCCAGGTGGAGTCCATGTCGAACTCGAGCCGACTCAAGGGAACCTGATAGGGGTCAAAAGGGTTGCCGAACTGGTAGGACGTGTGGCTGTTGAGCATGAACTTCGTCTTGAACGCGACCTGCCATGCCGGGGCGTCCCCGGCCCATGCCCCTGGCGGATGCAGCAGCGCCGCCAGGGCAAGGGCCACGAGAAGCGTCGCGGTCCGGGCCGCGGAAGGCGCCGCGCCGAAGAACGTTTTGGACTCGTGCGTCGCCATGTTGCCTTGGTTCAGGTTCAGATGATGCGGCTGGCCCGCCCTTGGGGGATTCCCCGCCTCAGGCGGTCCATTTTGTCCCCCCCTACCCCTGAACAGGGAAAGATGCAAACCGTGCCGCATGTTACCGCAAAGGCCAAGAGGGATGGCCTGCGGGAGGGAGGCGGGCCTTTAGCGCAAGCTGGTCAGGAAGGCCAGGACCTCCGCATGGACGCGGGCGCTGTAGAGCAGCCCCACATGACTCACGGGGGGCACCGCGCGCTCGGTCCATCCGGCGGACAGTTCGCGGCCCTCAAGCAGCGCGCCGGAAAGCGGCTGCACCATGCAGTCCGTAGGCGTATACAGGCTCAAGGCCGGTCCGGGGCAGGGGGGCAGACCCCGCACAGCTTCCAGCACCTCGCCGCCTGGGGCCAGGCCACGGGCCAGACGCCCCACGCCCAGGCGCGCCGCCAGCACGCTGCCCCTGTGCGGGGCGCCCAGGGTAGCCACCCCGGCAATGCGCACGCCGTGCCCCGCATCGGCCTGCGCCAATGGACCGCAGGCCGCGCGGATGACCAGCCCGCCCAGGCTGTGCCCCACCAGGGCCACGCGGCCGTCCGGGACCTCCAGCGCCGCGCGGCGCACCAGTTCCTCAAGGCCGCTCACGATGTCGCCGAAGGGGCGGCCGAAACTGGGGTACCCGTAGCAGCGCACGTCCGCAAAGCCCGCTCGCGCCAGCCTGCGCCGCAGCACGAACCAGGCCGCCGGATTGTGGTACAGCCCGTGGACCAGAATCACCGCCGGGCCTGTACCGGTTGCCAGGCCGTGGCCGCTGCACAGCCGCCCGAAGGGCAGGGCCAGGGCCGTGCACCACAGCGTCCACACGGAGTCCAGAAAGGCGCGCAGGAGCGCGGACGCCAGCCTTCCGCCACACAGGCGGCGCTGCAGCAGCCAGTCGCCGCTGCGGCGGTTCTCCAGCCAGGCCAGGGCGGCGGGGAGCGCGGGTACGCCGACCGCCACGACGGCCATTGTTTCCAGCAGCATCAGGAGCCCTCCATGCAGGCGCGGGACTTGCCTGTCGCGCCGCCTCTTGTGTAGCATGGGGCAAATGGACTGTCATCGCGCACAGGTGACGATACGGAGGTGCCATGGAACCGCCTAAGGCAGCGGAACAGGTCGAGGCCGACCACTTTTTTCAGGTTGATATCCGCGTGGGCACCGTGCTGCGCGCGGAACCCTTCCCCAAGGCCCGCACCCCGGCCTACAAGCTCTGGATCGATTTCGGTCCCCTTGGCGTGCGCCAGTCCAGCGCCCAGATAACGCAGCTCTACGCCCCAGAGGAGCTGGCGGGCAGGCAGGTGGTGGCCGTGGTGAACTTTCCCCCGCGCAGCATCGCAGGCTTTCGCTCCGAGGTGCTGGTGCTGGGCTGCGCCAACGAAGCCGGACACGTCACCCTGCTCGCACCCGACGCCTATGCGCCCGACGGCGCGCGCATCCATTAACCCTCCACGCATCCGAGGCCCCATGACCGCAACCGCCCCAATTCTCTGCCTGGACATCGGCTCCGGCACGCAAGACGTGCTCCTGTATTTCCCTGACCGGGAGATCGAAAACTGTCCCAAGCTGGTGCTGCCCGCCCCGGCACGCGTGCTGGCCGAATGCATCCGCCAGGCCACGGCCCAGGGCCGCGCCGTGCATCTGCACGGTTGCAACATGGGCGGCGGCTTTCATTCCGCCATGCGGGCGCATCTGGCGGCGGGGCTCGGTTTCTCCTGCACGCGGGCGGCTGCCTTTTCCCTGGCCGACGACCTGGACGCCCTGGCGGCCAGCGGGGTCGGCGTTCGCGAGGACTGCCCCGCCGGAGCCGTGGACCTGCTGGCCGTGGACTTCGACCCGGATTTCTGGAACCGGGCACTGGATGCGCTGGGCCTGCCCCGGCCCGGCTTGGTGGCCGCCTGCGCCCAGGACCACGGCTTCCATCCGGGGCAGAGCAACCGGCGCGGACGCTTCGTGCTTTGGGAAAAGCTGCTGCACGAGGCCCAAGGCCATCCGGAAAGCCTGCTCTACACCCAGGTTCCAACCTGCTTCACCCGCCTGGCCGACCTGCAGAAGAGCATCGGCGGCGGACCGGTGGCCGACACGGGCGCGGCCGCCGTTCTGGGCGGACTCTTCGAGCCGTCCATCCGCGCACGGGCGGAGGCGCGCGGCCTGACCCTGGTCAACATCGGCAACAGCCACACCGTGGCCTTCCTGATCTTCCAGGGCCGGGTATTCGGCGTGTACGAGCACCACACAGGGCTCATCGACGCCCCGCGCCTGTGGGATCAGTTGGCGCGCTTTCGGGCGGGCGGCCTCGACTTCGAGGAGGTGTTCGACGACCGGGGGCACGGGACCATGCGCCTGCCCCTGCCCGCAGAGGCGAAAGGCTTCCCGGACACGCTGGTCATCGGCCCAAGGCGGACCCTGTTGGCGGGCTTTGAGGTGGAGTTCCCGGCCCCTGGCGGGGACATGATGCTCACGGGCAGCTTCGGTCTGGTGGAGGGCCTCAGGCTGCAGGGGCTGCTGCCCGCCGCGCCATAGGCCGCAGGCGCCACGGGCGAGCGAGGGGTGACGGCCGTTAGCCGAAACTGCGGGTGAAGAGGTCGGCTATGGCCTCGCGGCCGGCCGGGGTGAGGTCGCGGGTGCCGGTGCCGGTGAAGCGGCGCTTGCCGATGACAGGGGTGCGTGCAGGGCTCCAACGGCCCGGCTCCCAGCGAAACCAGCCCAGATGCTGCTGGTCGAACACAAACAGCGGCTTGTCGCAGAGCTTGGCAAACTCCGCACCCCAGCCCGTCCCCCCCCGAACGGTGAGATCGGACAAAATTTCGCCCACCACGTAGACTTCCTGCCCGGAGATCACCTGCCAGCAGATGCTCTGGATGAGCGCGCGAAAGCTGCCCTCGTCCGTCTGCCGTGGATAACTGCGCCCCATGAGCCGCGTCACGTACTGCACACTCACGTCGCGCAGGGCCAAATCTTCGGGCGAAAGCACGCGAAGGCCCCTCGTGCGTTCGGGCCGGTGCCCCTCGTAGCTGAAGATGACCTCGTCAAGGCCGCGCGCCTCGGCCTCGGCGCCGAAGGCGGCCTCGGCGCCGCGGGCGCCGCCGGAAAACAAGGTGGTGCGAGAGGTTTCGGTCATTATCCCTCCGGAAAGGCACTCCAACTGGCTGGGTCCATTACATCCTTTCCTGCCGCTTGGGAAGCAGAAGCGTAAATGCCGTGCCTTGGCCCTCGTCCGAAACAAAATCCAGAGTTGCGCCAAGATAGCGCTCCGACAGCAGCAACATGCTATAGGTTCCCAGTCCACGTCCGGCGCCTTTTGTGCTGCATCGCCGGTGAAAAATATCCTCGCGCACGAAAGCGGGGATGACCGCTGCATTGTGCACGCTGAAGCGCACCGAGACGCCCGCGTCGACGCAGCCGAGACGGACGGTGTCGCCGGGTCGTCCGGCTTCGAGGGCATTCTTGATCATGTTGCCCAGCACACGCCGCACCAGGCGGGCGTCCGTTTCTACTTCGACATCCGCAGCCTGCGCATCAATGGCAAGGGTCTGCCCTTCGGCCTGCGGGGAGTTGCCATACAGATCGCGAAGCATGGAAAGCAGCGCCAGCGTGTTCGCCGGG from Humidesulfovibrio mexicanus harbors:
- a CDS encoding tRNA-binding protein, giving the protein MEPPKAAEQVEADHFFQVDIRVGTVLRAEPFPKARTPAYKLWIDFGPLGVRQSSAQITQLYAPEELAGRQVVAVVNFPPRSIAGFRSEVLVLGCANEAGHVTLLAPDAYAPDGARIH
- a CDS encoding esterase/lipase family protein — its product is MLLETMAVVAVGVPALPAALAWLENRRSGDWLLQRRLCGGRLASALLRAFLDSVWTLWCTALALPFGRLCSGHGLATGTGPAVILVHGLYHNPAAWFVLRRRLARAGFADVRCYGYPSFGRPFGDIVSGLEELVRRAALEVPDGRVALVGHSLGGLVIRAACGPLAQADAGHGVRIAGVATLGAPHRGSVLAARLGVGRLARGLAPGGEVLEAVRGLPPCPGPALSLYTPTDCMVQPLSGALLEGRELSAGWTERAVPPVSHVGLLYSARVHAEVLAFLTSLR
- a CDS encoding phage capsid protein; translation: MSLSISNAFVAQYTADVHEAYQQRGSKLRGTVRLKTGVVGATAVFQKTGRGAAGKKTRHGAVPLMNVEHASVSATLEDWYGADYVDKLDELKTNTDERLVVANAGAYALGRKVDELIVSRLAQGANVVAEGGTGLTKAKVLEAFARLNTADVPDDGNRFAVVGAHQWNELLDISEFKSADFAGDRYPWLKGTESRTWLGITWMFHTGLPLSGGARKCFLYHRSAVGLAEAQEVKVFTDWVPEKAAHLVDHMLSAGAVLIDPDGVVEIDCDDDAALAA
- a CDS encoding DUF1786 domain-containing protein; this encodes MTATAPILCLDIGSGTQDVLLYFPDREIENCPKLVLPAPARVLAECIRQATAQGRAVHLHGCNMGGGFHSAMRAHLAAGLGFSCTRAAAFSLADDLDALAASGVGVREDCPAGAVDLLAVDFDPDFWNRALDALGLPRPGLVAACAQDHGFHPGQSNRRGRFVLWEKLLHEAQGHPESLLYTQVPTCFTRLADLQKSIGGGPVADTGAAAVLGGLFEPSIRARAEARGLTLVNIGNSHTVAFLIFQGRVFGVYEHHTGLIDAPRLWDQLARFRAGGLDFEEVFDDRGHGTMRLPLPAEAKGFPDTLVIGPRRTLLAGFEVEFPAPGGDMMLTGSFGLVEGLRLQGLLPAAP
- a CDS encoding omptin family outer membrane protease, translated to MATHESKTFFGAAPSAARTATLLVALALAALLHPPGAWAGDAPAWQVAFKTKFMLNSHTSYQFGNPFDPYQVPLSRLEFDMDSTWAGFEARRQLGRLSLGLGYMSTVRDQRSGQLRDYDWDDDTAPHALTIFSASSCRMRPSYQFQVDADLRVSDVLGLPSSVDLRPVVGFRGQQLRFMAHDGVQYTYDTAGNVTSRTDFAGDAIKFKQNWHQYFAGLRLAYDWDSPPLVHSLRLNSQLDVSYVEGKNRDDHLLRGDRVTRDITYGHAWHAMAGLAFGVTEGLDLGLEVDYLHIETNGTHKFLDKGLGVGLNWLNGVRAWSEQTSVSLSLDYRF